One Myxococcales bacterium genomic window carries:
- a CDS encoding rhomboid family intramembrane serine protease, which translates to MSSETLTDDGTPDRVADEERVALSRRGMEFILGEDALRLPAPRSWLHSKTIPYRDITHFAATRYGFWLGTRKDIMSFRRGRFRDDDGPERLTECLSRAIARQPFGLEQLARVSQVHGFARRPAPQRVARWFSFFCIVVYLVQYRDPFVEQIAALNPLLIDAGQFWRIVSANFLHGVSTVPLHLILNLLGLLGLSLLVERPLGPLRTGVVMGASGFVAMLSSYAASQNPVMGASGIVMGLAGAALCLELNHSDRLPVWWRVPRRPFIALLLMEGFTGFTLPFVAGEAHLGGFVAGYCTTRLLAGKAVMLHPAGPWVRRFAWGIAGLTALALVNVGTLVLRESHALEDYAWQLLAVSEMGASSDNEIAWRMATESDANAEQLLAALELAERAADRTEYSDPTILDTLAEVLFVRGDRDGALRIIDEAIRITRGEDYYVQQRRRYVGERAFDDRPAPPLPWHLRARELLDELDPEGILI; encoded by the coding sequence GTGAGTTCTGAAACTCTCACCGACGACGGAACTCCAGACCGCGTGGCTGATGAGGAGCGAGTTGCGCTGTCTCGCCGCGGAATGGAATTCATTTTGGGCGAGGACGCCCTTCGCCTTCCTGCTCCGCGGAGTTGGCTGCACTCCAAGACAATTCCGTATCGCGACATCACGCACTTTGCCGCGACGCGATACGGTTTCTGGCTGGGAACCCGCAAGGACATCATGTCGTTTCGCCGCGGCCGCTTTCGCGACGACGACGGTCCCGAGCGCCTGACAGAATGCCTTTCTCGAGCGATCGCTCGGCAACCCTTCGGATTGGAACAACTCGCCCGAGTTTCCCAGGTGCATGGCTTTGCCCGCCGACCGGCGCCCCAGAGAGTCGCGCGCTGGTTCTCGTTCTTCTGCATCGTGGTCTATTTGGTGCAGTATCGAGACCCGTTCGTCGAACAAATTGCTGCGTTGAATCCGCTTCTCATAGACGCGGGCCAGTTTTGGCGCATTGTGAGTGCCAACTTTTTGCACGGAGTATCGACCGTTCCCCTGCACCTCATCTTGAATCTGCTTGGCCTGCTGGGTTTGTCGCTGCTTGTCGAGCGACCCCTGGGCCCGCTCCGCACCGGGGTCGTGATGGGCGCATCAGGGTTCGTGGCCATGCTGTCGAGCTATGCCGCCAGCCAGAACCCCGTGATGGGGGCGTCGGGCATTGTGATGGGGTTGGCCGGAGCGGCGCTGTGTCTCGAATTGAATCACAGTGATCGGCTTCCCGTCTGGTGGCGCGTGCCGCGCAGACCGTTTATCGCCCTGCTGTTGATGGAGGGCTTCACGGGCTTCACACTTCCCTTTGTCGCGGGCGAAGCACATCTGGGAGGTTTTGTCGCGGGCTACTGCACGACTCGTCTCTTAGCCGGAAAGGCCGTGATGTTGCACCCGGCAGGACCTTGGGTTCGGCGCTTCGCCTGGGGGATTGCCGGGCTGACGGCGCTTGCTTTGGTGAACGTGGGGACGCTGGTACTGCGTGAGTCGCACGCTCTCGAGGATTATGCATGGCAATTGCTGGCGGTATCGGAAATGGGTGCCAGCAGCGATAACGAGATCGCCTGGCGCATGGCGACCGAGAGTGACGCCAACGCGGAGCAACTGCTGGCGGCCCTGGAACTCGCCGAGCGTGCGGCCGACCGCACGGAGTACAGTGATCCGACCATTCTCGACACCTTGGCCGAAGTATTATTCGTGCGTGGCGACCGCGATGGCGCGCTGCGGATCATCGACGAAGCCATTCGCATTACCCGGGGAGAGGACTACTACGTCCAACAACGCCGTCGCTATGTCGGAGAGCGCGCATTCGACGATCGCCCAGCGCCACCGCTTCCCTGGCACCTGCGCGCACGAGAGTTGCTGGACGAACTCGATCCAGAGGGCATCCTGATCTGA